From the Bacteroidia bacterium genome, the window AAAATTTCGTTACCAAATCCATGACTATACTCATCAAACAAAATAGGCTGTCGGTTGCTATGATATAAGTTTTTAGCTAAGTTTAGCCAAAATAAGGCGTTGTTTTTCTTTTGAATACCTTTATTAGTTAGGGCATCAGGTATGCTGCATAAGAATATCCGACCTTTTCCGTAATGCATTATAGCCAGTTGAGCATTTTGTGTACCTTTGATACGTAAATAAGGGATAATTCCAAAAGTATCTGAACGAAAAAAATAAAATTCTGTTTGAGGTATTTCAAATCCCAATTCTGGGTCATTTTTGTGCTGTACCTTTGCAAAGGAAACTCTATCTATATATCCAAACCAAGCAACAGGACTAAGAACTTCTACCTTTTCAGGATCTACTTCTTGTTTTTCAAGCAGGTTGATGCGCTCTACCCCTTTGTAGATTCTAAAAGTTTTGAGCAATTGATTTGAACCATAGTGATTAGATTCAGTGATACAAACCAAATTACTACCCCCAGCCACTAATTTAGCTAAGTGAGTATAATCTGTATCTTGTAGGCGATTTACTTCCGATGGGGGGTTAATCCATACATTGTAGGTTTGATGAGTATCTAAAAAATGAAGAGGTTTTTGCCAACGTTCAGCAGGAATTTGGCTTTTTTTTATCAAATCAAAGAAAATAGATAAACCTGTTTCATCTTTATAATAGGTAGAATATACAGGCTGCCATTGCGACTCAAACTTATCCTCTTTATGAAAAATGTAAATAAAAATAGCCGCCAAGTAGAAAATCAAAAAAAAGAAAATCAATTTTGTAGGATTATGCCTTTGAGCTTGTAAGAATGTTTTTAATCTTTTCATAGTTCAGTATATACTTTTGATATTCCTCACTTTGTACAGGGTACATTCCGTACCAAACTTTATCAAAAATAGCGGTTAGCTCTTGAATTTCTTTTTGAGTGTAGCCCATTGAATTAAGTTTTCTTTGGTATTCCCAATTAGTAAAATGAGGTTGATAGGGTAGTATATTCCGCTCTTCTAACTCTACAATAAAAGCTATGTAGTAATATCGTATTGCTGTACGAAGGTCGCCTTTATCTTGATGTTCTTTTGCTTTTTGGATTAGCTCTCTGCTACTGCGAGGGTCATCAGGGTGGAGTAAGCCCGCATGTGTAGTTTCTTGTGCAGGACTTTCAGAGTTCCGAATTTGTTTTATGGCTTGAATTCCCAAAAAAATTATAGCTACCAAAATTAAAAGCATCAAAAAGCCATTCCATATTTTTTGTATTCCTTTGAAATTGTCTTGTATCCAGGTAGATATTTTTTCAAAAGCTTTGTGTAGCCAGTTTGAGGAGTTTTTTCTTGTGTTGTCTTGTTGGCTATTGTCGGTTAATGAATTGAGATTAGTTTTTATTTTTGATTCATTTTCATATTTGTAGCCCATCATTGAAAGCTCTTTTTGGGCAGATTGCAAGGTTAGAATAAGGGATTTAATTTTATCCTCAATAGGTACAATTCTGCTCTCAATTGACCAAGGCTCTTCGTTGCTTTCTTTTGCATTTTCTAAAATTTCTTGGATAGAACTTCCGTTTTCATTTTTCAAAGTATCTATGTAAGCGTGCAGGTATGTTTTCAGCCAACTTAAATGTATTTCTTTTTTCATTGTGTCGTTATTTGCTGCGTAGATAAGTGTAATTTTTTCAGGTATGCGTTCTAATTCTTGAAATAGGAACTTGTAATTTTTGCTTTTGATACTTTTTTTTGCAGCATCTTCAACTATTTGTAGCATTTGACCATATTCTTGCAGAGTAAAGACTTTTGCTATGGAGGGGCAGAGGGCTATGCATATTAAGAGTATCGTTAAAAGGCGCATATTGTACAAAGATAGTTAAATTATAGGAGGTTTGTATTATTTTTTTGTTTTTTTGGGCGTGTCCTTGCCCACACTTCGCTGCGCTTGTGTGGGCAAGGTCGGCGTGCTTCGGGCTACGCTGACGCTTCGGTGCTACGCTGCGCTTCGCACCGTGCTGACGCACGCCCTTCGCATGCCTCACGCAGTAGAACTTGACTAAATGTTCTTGGGGGCGCCCCAACAAAAATAACTAACCCCTCTCATTCCAAAGGATCATATCCATGTCCCCCCCAAGGATGACAACGAGATAACCTACGCAAACCTTTCCAAACTCCATAAAAAATGCCGTATTTTTGTATCGCTTGAATCATGTATTCTGAACAAGTAGGTACAAAACGACAAGCATTCGGAAACAAAGGCGAAAGTAGGTATTGATACATTTTTACTAATTTAATCAAAATCCATTTCATCCTACAAAAATATATGCAATCGTTATTTCCTGAAAATATCACCCCTGAAATAATGAATTTGCGCTGCCAAAATACTTTGGTCAGTCATTTAGGAATAGAATTTACAGAAATAGGAAGCCATTATCTTTGTGCAAAAATGCCCGTAGATATGCGAACTAAACAACCTGCGGGACTTTTGCATGGTGGGGCTTCTGTAGTATTAGCAGAAACCTTAGGCAGTGCCGCAGCCTACTTATGTGTAGATCCTGAAAAATTTTATTGCGTAGGTCTAGAAATCAACGCAAATCATATACGCAGCGTAACTTCTGGATACGTGTACGGGCGTACAGAACCCTTACATATTGGTCGTAAAACCCAAGTGTGGGAAATAAAAATTTATGATGAAAACCAAAAATTAGTTTGCGTAAGTCGGCACACAGTTGCGGTCATAAGTAAAGAAGAACTTCTACAAAAGCTTTGACCGTTCCAAATCCAACAACATGAATAGGTCTAAATTTAGATATTTTTTCATATCTTTGCTAACAAGAATGATTCACGTTATCATTGCCGATGATGAATTGCCTGCTCGTGAAAAAATGTCCTATATGCTCAAAAGCATCCCCGAGATAGCTATTGATGCGGTTGCCAAAAATGGAGTAGAAGCCCTACAAGCCATCATGGAATATAAACCGCATATTGCCTTTTTAGACATTCAAATGCCCGGGCTGACAGGAATTGAAGTAGCAGAACACATTCCAAACGATATACCTACCAAAGTTATTTTCACTACTGCGTATCAGGAATATGCCATCAAAGCTTTTGAGCTCAATGCCGTAGATTATCTACTTAAACCTTTTAATCTAGAACGGTTGCAATCAGCCATTCAAAAAAGCGGACTAAAAGAAGAAAAAGACCCTCACACAGTTCAAAAACTTAAACAAGACCTCAAACAACAAACAGAGTTTAAGTTTAGCGAAAAAATTCCTGTTACTCACAGAGATAAAATCAAACTAATAAATTACGAAGATATCACTTTGGTAAAAGTAGAAGGTAGAGGATGCTACATTTTTACCGCGGAAGGTTCTTATTACATTAACCAAAATTTAGAGTACTTTGAAAATCGCTTACCTGAAAAAGACTTTTTGCGTGTCAATAGGGCTGAAATTATCAATCTCAAACAAATCAAAGAATTGGTAATATGGTTTAGTAACCGTTACAAAGTTGTACTCAATGATAACAATGAGGTACTTTGTAGCAGGGATAAGTCTAGAATAATCAAAAAAGTCTTAAACTTAAATCATAAAGACATTTGAATACAAAAACTTCACTCACTTAGCTGCAATTTTTAGATTATCATGCTAATTGCATGCCCATAATCATACCTCCTATCATTACAATTTTAAGATAAGTACTTATTTGGGCAAAGTCTTCGTTGTACTTAGCCCTGTACAGCAGTGTAAGGCAGTACAAAAGCGGCATTTGCACTAAAACAATATTGACAAAAATAAAAATCACATTGTATTCCAAAAAGACTAAGCTAGCTAAAAGCAAAACAACCAGCACAATACATAAAAAATGTACTATTTCTTTGACTTTTTCCATTCCTACTAACATTGGCAGAGTAAAAGCACCTCCCAAAGCATCTCCATAAACATCCTCCATATCTTTGACAATTTCTCGTATAAGCGTAATAAGAAAAGCAAACGCACCCATCCAAAGTATATTTTTTGATAAAAAGAAGTACATTCCCCCAACCCATACATTAAACATGGCTAAAAGCGCTATAATCCAATTCCCTATCCACAAAGATTTTTTGAAGTACTTAGAGTATAAATACAAACTTATGACAGCTACCAATCCGATTAAAAATACAGAAAAATTTTTCGTAAAGTAAAGAAGTGTCAGACCTAAGGCAAACAAAAATACACTAATAGCATACCCCATACTAACGGATATTCGTTCACCAATAATATTCGTATCAGGGCGGTTGTATTTGTCTATTTCTACGTCAAAAACATCGTTAATTACGTAGCCCCCCGCACCGATACACATAGTTCCTAATACATACAGATAAAAAATTTTATGAAACATAAAATCCACACCCCTATTGACGTAATAAGCACCCAAAATAACTGTCATGCCTATCATTAACACGTTAATAGGGCGAAAAAGCATGAGCCATCTCATAACCCTTCTTTAATTATGTCCTTAAAACACCTGTTCTATATGGCTTAATTTCAGGATTATGGTTAGCCATTTCAATTCCTATGGAGATAATTTTGCGAATATCCAAAGGTGAGATAATACCATCAACCCATAGGCGGGCAGCGGCGTAGTAAGGTGTCATCTGTTCATCATAACGAGATTTTATTTTTTCAAAAAGTTCTTTTTCTTTTTGAGGATCAATTTCTTGTCCTTTTTTCTTCAACGCTGAAATCTCTATTTGTAATAAAGTTTTAGCAGCTTGTGCTCCTCCCATTACAGCAATTTGTGCTGTAGGTAAAGCAAATATCAATCGGGGATCGTAAGCCTTGCCACACATAGC encodes:
- a CDS encoding DUF4129 domain-containing protein, yielding MRLLTILLICIALCPSIAKVFTLQEYGQMLQIVEDAAKKSIKSKNYKFLFQELERIPEKITLIYAANNDTMKKEIHLSWLKTYLHAYIDTLKNENGSSIQEILENAKESNEEPWSIESRIVPIEDKIKSLILTLQSAQKELSMMGYKYENESKIKTNLNSLTDNSQQDNTRKNSSNWLHKAFEKISTWIQDNFKGIQKIWNGFLMLLILVAIIFLGIQAIKQIRNSESPAQETTHAGLLHPDDPRSSRELIQKAKEHQDKGDLRTAIRYYYIAFIVELEERNILPYQPHFTNWEYQRKLNSMGYTQKEIQELTAIFDKVWYGMYPVQSEEYQKYILNYEKIKNILTSSKA
- the yidD gene encoding membrane protein insertion efficiency factor YidD — translated: MKWILIKLVKMYQYLLSPLFPNACRFVPTCSEYMIQAIQKYGIFYGVWKGLRRLSRCHPWGGHGYDPLE
- a CDS encoding hotdog fold thioesterase, with product MQSLFPENITPEIMNLRCQNTLVSHLGIEFTEIGSHYLCAKMPVDMRTKQPAGLLHGGASVVLAETLGSAAAYLCVDPEKFYCVGLEINANHIRSVTSGYVYGRTEPLHIGRKTQVWEIKIYDENQKLVCVSRHTVAVISKEELLQKL
- a CDS encoding LytTR family DNA-binding domain-containing protein; protein product: MIHVIIADDELPAREKMSYMLKSIPEIAIDAVAKNGVEALQAIMEYKPHIAFLDIQMPGLTGIEVAEHIPNDIPTKVIFTTAYQEYAIKAFELNAVDYLLKPFNLERLQSAIQKSGLKEEKDPHTVQKLKQDLKQQTEFKFSEKIPVTHRDKIKLINYEDITLVKVEGRGCYIFTAEGSYYINQNLEYFENRLPEKDFLRVNRAEIINLKQIKELVIWFSNRYKVVLNDNNEVLCSRDKSRIIKKVLNLNHKDI
- a CDS encoding geranylgeranylglycerol-phosphate geranylgeranyltransferase, giving the protein MLFRPINVLMIGMTVILGAYYVNRGVDFMFHKIFYLYVLGTMCIGAGGYVINDVFDVEIDKYNRPDTNIIGERISVSMGYAISVFLFALGLTLLYFTKNFSVFLIGLVAVISLYLYSKYFKKSLWIGNWIIALLAMFNVWVGGMYFFLSKNILWMGAFAFLITLIREIVKDMEDVYGDALGGAFTLPMLVGMEKVKEIVHFLCIVLVVLLLASLVFLEYNVIFIFVNIVLVQMPLLYCLTLLYRAKYNEDFAQISTYLKIVMIGGMIMGMQLA